GCGAAAATTGCGCGAACCGGGTGAAGAACGGGTTACTTGCCCTCCAGGGAGTGCATATGGCCGAAGTCTCTCTAGAGGAGGGTATCGCCGGAGTTGTATACGACCCCGATTTGCACTCACCACCTGCTCTGGAAAACGCGATATTTAATGCCGGCAATGACGGCAGGCATCTGTATTATGCCCGGCTAATCCGGGTACTCGAATCTCCCACTATTTTAAATAGCTGGGGGTAATAATGCGGACGTCTGGTCACTGTCGAATAGTCGTCAACCCTGGAGAATATTCTCGAAATGTCG
The Candidatus Neomarinimicrobiota bacterium genome window above contains:
- a CDS encoding heavy-metal-associated domain-containing protein; the protein is MDKSCHVEPRESNAKFSELSADYTAYFRIEGMGCENCANRVKNGLLALQGVHMAEVSLEEGIAGVVYDPDLHSPPALENAIFNAGNDGRHLYYARLIRVLESPTILNSWG